Within the Amaranthus tricolor cultivar Red isolate AtriRed21 chromosome 15, ASM2621246v1, whole genome shotgun sequence genome, the region AAAAATATTAAGAGAAAaaaaggagcatttttaaggaAGGAATCCATAAATTGTGTGGAAATTGAATGAATAAAGAAAGTGTAGATATGGGGGGTTATTCTGAGGTAGTAACTTTTGGAACCTATATTTATAATGCATTTTGCTGGTGCCTAGTGGAGTATTTCATGTTTTTTATGACTAAAAGGTCCATAATTGAGTGAGCCAGTTTAGTTTCTTTTTCaggtatttatttattttttgaatttgctatTGAAAAATTTAcgatataacaaatttaaagagaaatgactgtatattgtttttatttgggGATGTGTTTAATAAAGGAACAATATCATAATCACTTTTTCCCTTTATTAAAAGTATTTGGTTATTCAATTATTCAACTATATATTGAgttgcatcatcatcatcatacccggtGTATTTTCCTCATTGAGAATTATGATCGGGTTCTGGGGAGGGTAGAACGACAGCAACTCATActcatagaggagagtgcggtaAAAGAGTCTTAAGGttttcaaagagagagaaacttacaacttacaaaaagaataaatagaatacgtacaaataactaaaaataaagataaaagtaaagaaggaggtaaagagcgataattaaaggcaatgaacaataacagaTGATGGGTAAAAAGGACGGGTTatgtaatctaagacgtggataaggcgcCGCCAACGAACCCTATTCCTGATCAGGTCCTTAGAGAGGTGAAGTTCATAcatgtcacttttaatctgttcctCCGACGTTCTCCTAGAATTACTATTActgaaaattttaaactaattgTTGAAAATATGTTAATCAAAGGTAATACTATTACTGAAAATTTTTTGCTCCAAAACAAAATGTTTGGaaaatatcttttttaatttcccATAGTTACAAATTAGTTTTTATACTTTCTTGAAAtacatataattttataaatccTTCATAAAACAATTGAAAATTTGGCATTATAGCTCAattaaattcacaaaaataaagtgaaaaatagaatgaattaaaataaatggaTAAATTTACCTCCCTTATAAACAAATAATAAGGAAGACTACTAGAATTGatgaaatgattttatttttcttttttcctgtCCTATTAGGAgtactttttactattttttaaaaagcgATCTtagaataaaatcaaataatttttttaaaaaaatacatcataaactaattatataatgTTTATAACTTCTAATATATAAAACTTGTAtgataaaaaagtaaaagtagCAAGTTAAATCCATTTCTTAAACTTCAAGAATAAGTAACTCTTAACTTTtactataattaacaaattgTGAGATTTACTTAGAtataaacaaacaattaaaacaaaactttatagAATCTATACAACTATACAACACACGTAACAAAGAAGCAATGTCAAACACCCCAATTAAAAAGCCTAGTTTAATACAAGCTAGCTATCCCATTCTTTAATCAATCACTATGATCTTATACCTCATAATTACCGTTATCTCTCCGTtccttttttatgtttttatttgttttacttatttttttacggtttttaaaatatgtgtttgagacttaatatttatgaatttgttttacaaaaaattataaaaagtacatAGTAAAAttctatatattaaatttaacaaaatctcAAATGGATAATAATTTAACATGTTATATTCATAAAAAATCATGCATATCAAAAACTaattaattcaaccaaaaatttaagttgatgttTATAGCTTCAAAAGTATGTATACTTCAGTCTTCACATATCCTTTACATATTAATGttaaatatatcaattaaaataagaattaGATGTGATTcagaaaacaaattaaaaattaaagggtaaaatatttttaaaaagttaaatactccatataacaaataaaaatgaaaagatgAATTCTAAAAAAGCAAATTTCAAGATTGGAAAAACAGTGGCAACCAATATACACAAGTAGTAACACTTGTTAATTGGGCCTACCACGAGTTAATGTTATTGCTTCTAGTGTCGTCTTACAGACAATTCTAGCTTCCAGAACCTCACTTAATGATATTGTTAAACAGTTAAAAGTGGCCATTACGCGGTTTGAAATTCTCAGGGGAacagtatttatttatttattcaactAGCAGACCGTTTTATTTTAAGATAGatgaatttatataattattttatttttttaattcattatttttaaaatgtgtAATGTTATaatgaatattattattttacaggCTAAAATTAAATTTGGATAAATATTTTCTATCACAGAAGAAGCTGCTATTCTAATCTCAATGAACTAAATCTATGAAACGTAAAGATTAAACTGATCTCAAGAACGACGAGTCGATGACAAAAGTCGACTTAATACTATCTCAATGCACATTCTACAAAACCGAAAAGAGTAAACGACTAATCAAAGGTATAGATTCAAGAAGAAAAGCTTCCTCCTCGCTTCAGCCGAAGGAGCCATCATAAAGCAAAACGGAATTTTCTTTCATTAGAAGCTCTCTTGGGGAATCGACGTACTCCCAATTTTGTTATTTGTGTAGAATTTCATAATTCAATTACCTGCATTCATTACAAGAAAGAGATGAGCACTGCCTTTTGCAGATTTAACAATCATATTTTCTACGAATAGAATCGATAAAAATAGCCAATATACAGCAAGTAAAAAGTTCTACGCTCGCTCAACAGTCTGCCCACTACTTTTGCTCCATATACTAATTTGGTCCACCCCACATGACCCCACCTATAAATTATAATACATACTCTCGCTAAAACCtacaatatatttctttttaatacaagagtatatatttttttgatgggatgttatattaaaatctaTAGTTATTCCACTAAAGGACAAGACCCCACCTACAGTACCCCCGCTAACTACCCACTGTCTCAATTTTTTGGGTGTTGTGCAAACACCCCGAGGAGCAATCTTAAGGAAACAAAGGAGTACTCATCTCAGCTTTATATCTAATCAATAGCCAATGAAGACACTAGGGAGTAGGGGCGAAATTAATCTAAAAATATATAGTCTAACCAATTCACATGTTTTCGATTGTAGTTCCCGAAGTTAATATCCTAAACGACGGGTTGTCTACCTGAACTATGAATTCAACAACTGTGGTCAGTATTCAGTTCTATCAAGTGTTGTATAATCCAACAAACTCATTCTCTTTTTAACATTTGTAACTCGCTCCATCCAAGTATTCTTTAGCCTACGTCTAGTCATCACGACTCTATACCACCTTACCAATACAACTCAAACCAAGCAGCAGCTGTAACTAGTATCTGCAACTCCAACATACTTCTAAAGGTCTTCATTACAAGTTCTCCTATCATTTAAAATGTAGCCGTAAatcgtgttagagtatataatatatcctgaggcctcaaccataagcttaagcttttggttgagatggttccttgacatggtatcagaagccaacgtgacaagaggtcacgggttccaATATCAACCACCCTTCATTTAAAGCGAAAATATTCAGCGCCTCTGCGCAtctacacttctagcccaaagggctcttgtgtgagggagcgtgttagaatatataacatattctggggtctcaaccatcagcttaagcttttaattgagttggttcctcGACAAATCAAACCCGACATATGCATGCAGTACACCTATCTTGTCAATAAGATCTTTCATAAATGCCCAACATTTATCAGTCTTGCTGAATTTCTTAGGACCTACTTAGCAACACTAAACATACAATTCTTCGCCTTGACCCTTGCGACAGGTCTTGCTTCAAAGGCCATTTCTATCATTCTTACCCATATAATTCTTTGCTCCCGTTGAAACTTATTCTTAGCCTTGATGTTCCAAAACGGCCATCTTTACCAATTGCAACCGTTTCCATTCGAAGATTTCGATTGCAATGGCTAGGACTTAGAAATGAACATTCTCTTGAAGATACACATTCTCTTAATCACACGATGCTAAATAGCCAACTCGTCCTCAAAGCACCCCAACTACCCCACTCGCAATGTTTTCAAATTACATCCCAACcaatgaaaaggaaaaagacACATGTTGTTCAGAACAAATACAACTATATACAAAGAgaaattttaagcttttatacCCCAGCAAGCAAGCTAATAAGAAGCTTCCTTGACCCCCAAAATTCTACAAGAGCTTCACCTCATATTTACATTCCTAGAGGAACTAGGTTGTCGATCAGAAACACAAGAACGCTAACATGCTAGtaaaattttatagaaaaattatggaGGAAAGACTTACTTGAATGGAGATCTGCTCAAGTTTTATTAATACATTCTTCCGGTGCAATCACTTGAGCCACAGTAGCAACTCTTTTTCTTGATATTCCCTTTAGAATCAACAACATGATCTATCTCATAATTGTAATGATAAGTAAGCTCTTGTAGAGGAGGTATATTTTGTGCTGCAAAAAACATTATATGAGGAACTCTCTTGTCCTCGTGATCATAAAGCACATTCTGCGCAATAAGGTTCGGAGAACAGCTATGGTTGACGAACCTTCCAACATTAGCATACTTTGCTGCATCAAGGGTAAAACCGACATTTTCTACCACATCGGTACAACTAGGCGCCATGTCAGGTATAAGTGCCGAAAGCCCTTCACGAAGAGTAAAATCAGTGTAATTTTGCCcaatatcaaataaatatcCATCATTGTCGGTTCTTTGTTCGGCTTCATTGTCATCAAGGAGCTCTCCGATATACTCGCATACAAAGCTACCAGATGCAATAGAAGTACGACATCTGAGACCCCACCCCTTCGATTTAGTCTTGAAAATCTCAAGAGGAAGTTTGATACCATGTTGGCTAACCCTATTGTGACAAGTCGGAGGACACTTGCAGAAGGGCCCACATTCATACACAAGGGACTTTTCTTCAACAATTGCCCCACTATAGTTGTATGGGATCTCCCCTCCATTCTTGATGGCACAGgcacaatgctttgaatctgaACAACCGTCTTTACAGACACAACCCGTAGGAGGCATAGGCCGACACCAATCAGGGTACATAACTTCGGTAATATATGTAAATGGCGGGTTTTTCTCATCATCAATGGTATTAACAGCACAAATCGGAGCTTTCTCTTTGCCTTTTGAAATATCATCCATATTATGAGTTTCCCGTTTCTTAGATTTCCTTGCTTTCTTCGCTTTCTTTCCTTGCTTTACCATTTTCATCAGTTGTTCTGGCTGATCCGGAGCTCTTCTCAGCTCAAACTTAAACATCCACTTCCCATGAGGCCCGAGATCAAGCCAATACCTTTCAACAGTAAACAATCCATCGTAAAAATATGTTGCAGTTGTTGTACGTTTCCAATCGATCTGCTTCCTCTCTTTGAACCCTCGAATAACCCTAACCAAATTCCTCTTTTCGATACTATTCTTCAAAGCAAGATTCCCGTCTTCAAGCTTCTGATCTTCCAACAGCTTGCATCCACCAGCTAAATTTCCCCCTTGACCAGTATATATCAGTATATCAGAATCAATCTTACCATTATCATAACGCCCAGAATCCACGATACTTATTGCAAGAAGTTTTCCATCTTGGTTTATAAAATCTATACCCCTTTGAATTTGCCTATGAAGCCCGATAATTGTAAGTTCTAAACGATAATTGAAAAGATCACCTACTTCAACCCCAGGGACTGGCcccaatattttttttgtattgacATATCTATCATTATCCTTAAGGATCTTTGCCGCAGCAATTAGCTTAATGCTAGAATCCACTCGGCCCTTAGTCTTTGTTTCATCAGCTTGCACTAGCTTTCTATGTACACCATGAAATAAGCGTAGCGTATCCCTTACTTTACGACGATGCGAGCTTCTTTCTTTTTTAGCACCTGCAAGACTACCTTCAAACAGTTTCATGTCAGTATGAGAAAATTCAAttgatttcttcttcttctttttatcCTTAACGACCGATGTGCTCCCTTTTCTATTATTTTCTGACTGTTCCTTCCCcttttcttgttcatcatcgttATCTTCAAAGTTCCCGTTTTTTCCTTTGATCTTCGATGATTTATTCAACAAAGGTGCTTGCATAGTTGTCTGTGCAAAAGCACCTTCCTGTGATCTAAGAGGGTCTTCTCCAAAGTCCCCAACTTTTCCAAAAACAGTATCATGTTGGATCGGCTGTCCTCCATTCTGAATTGCATCGGTCACAACAGCTTGGATGGTGAAATCGGTTTCACGTTGACCCAATTGTATGTCCTGTGTTTCAGCAAGTCTAGGTGCTTTACACTCTTGACCAGAAAGGAAATCATGAACAGGAGAAACTCTCTTTCGAGACGGATACCTCTGTTCCTTCCAAACACAATCCGGATCATTGCCTTCTTTTTGCACACGACCCCCCAAATCTTTCATTAGCGTGCGATCATGTGTGGAAATTGGCGCAGGGACATTGAGAGAATCACGAAGAAACGGGGCTTTTGGCCTCTTATATGTTGGTGTGGACATCAGCATAGAACTATCTCCATCATCCAACAGCTTCTCCACACTAATCACTGAACTCATTTTGCCTACTTATTGGGATCTATCAAAGCAAAAGGCACAAAACAATATCCTATTTCATTTTCAATAAAGACCGAGAAAAGCTAATttgactaaaaaataaaaacagtgGATTaacacaacaacaaaaacatgtattacatatatcaaatcaacgttttctttttaaatatagGGACAAAGCAACACAAACTTTGCTGAAGTTTTCCCAATCAAAATCTGAGTGGATACAAGCTAAACCCGAGAAATCGCCAGACCCGAAACAAGTCGTTTAGCGTAAATACAATCTATCGACATTTCATCCA harbors:
- the LOC130800612 gene encoding histone-lysine N-methyltransferase, H3 lysine-9 specific SUVH6-like; protein product: MSSVISVEKLLDDGDSSMLMSTPTYKRPKAPFLRDSLNVPAPISTHDRTLMKDLGGRVQKEGNDPDCVWKEQRYPSRKRVSPVHDFLSGQECKAPRLAETQDIQLGQRETDFTIQAVVTDAIQNGGQPIQHDTVFGKVGDFGEDPLRSQEGAFAQTTMQAPLLNKSSKIKGKNGNFEDNDDEQEKGKEQSENNRKGSTSVVKDKKKKKKSIEFSHTDMKLFEGSLAGAKKERSSHRRKVRDTLRLFHGVHRKLVQADETKTKGRVDSSIKLIAAAKILKDNDRYVNTKKILGPVPGVEVGDLFNYRLELTIIGLHRQIQRGIDFINQDGKLLAISIVDSGRYDNGKIDSDILIYTGQGGNLAGGCKLLEDQKLEDGNLALKNSIEKRNLVRVIRGFKERKQIDWKRTTTATYFYDGLFTVERYWLDLGPHGKWMFKFELRRAPDQPEQLMKMVKQGKKAKKARKSKKRETHNMDDISKGKEKAPICAVNTIDDEKNPPFTYITEVMYPDWCRPMPPTGCVCKDGCSDSKHCACAIKNGGEIPYNYSGAIVEEKSLVYECGPFCKCPPTCHNRVSQHGIKLPLEIFKTKSKGWGLRCRTSIASGSFVCEYIGELLDDNEAEQRTDNDGYLFDIGQNYTDFTLREGLSALIPDMAPSCTDVVENVGFTLDAAKYANVGRFVNHSCSPNLIAQNVLYDHEDKRVPHIMFFAAQNIPPLQELTYHYNYEIDHVVDSKGNIKKKSCYCGSSDCTGRMY